One part of the Nostoc sp. PCC 7120 = FACHB-418 genome encodes these proteins:
- the cobQ gene encoding cobyric acid synthase CobQ: protein MKSIMVVGTTSHAGKSLISTAICRILSRRGWRVAPFKGQNMALNAYVTANGGEIGYAQAVQAWAAGVVPWVEMNPILLKPQGDMTSQVIIRGRPVGRVNAADYYEQYFEPGWRAIEESLQHLATEFDLVVCEGAGSPAEINLKHRDLTNMRVAKYLNAPTLLVVDIDRGGAFAHVVGTLELLDPEERQLIKGVVINKFRGQRSLLDPGIKWLEERTGIPVVGVIPYLQEVFPAEDSLDLLERKTHKAHADLQITVVRLPRIANFTDFDPLESEPTVAVKYISPKQDLGHPDAVILPGTKTTIADLILLQKTGMAEAIQNYAASGGTVLGICGGYQILGQMIADPEGIEGQAGRYQGLNLLPIRTVITGQKIARQRQVSSNFPQQGLPVNGFEIHQGRSRVEPQGDSQAFQPLFDDVNLGLVDSCQSVWGSYLHGLFDNGPWRRAWLNRLRQQRGLKSLPTGVANYREQREQMLDNIATEVENHLDLTPFLP from the coding sequence ATGAAATCAATAATGGTAGTGGGAACAACATCCCACGCTGGAAAATCACTGATAAGTACGGCTATTTGTCGCATTTTGTCACGGCGTGGTTGGCGAGTAGCACCCTTCAAGGGGCAAAATATGGCATTAAATGCCTATGTCACAGCCAATGGGGGAGAAATTGGCTACGCACAAGCAGTACAAGCCTGGGCAGCAGGGGTGGTACCGTGGGTAGAAATGAATCCAATTCTACTCAAACCTCAAGGAGATATGACTTCTCAAGTCATTATTAGAGGTAGACCTGTAGGCAGAGTCAATGCTGCTGATTATTATGAGCAGTATTTTGAACCTGGTTGGCGGGCAATTGAAGAATCTCTACAACATTTAGCAACCGAATTTGATTTAGTCGTTTGTGAAGGCGCGGGTAGTCCAGCAGAAATCAACCTTAAGCACCGCGACTTAACTAATATGCGGGTAGCAAAATATTTGAATGCCCCAACTCTATTAGTAGTTGATATTGACCGTGGTGGTGCTTTTGCTCACGTAGTCGGCACACTAGAATTATTAGACCCAGAAGAACGCCAACTAATTAAAGGTGTAGTCATTAACAAATTCCGGGGACAGCGATCGCTTCTAGACCCAGGAATCAAATGGTTAGAAGAACGGACTGGTATTCCTGTGGTCGGTGTAATTCCCTACTTACAAGAAGTTTTCCCCGCCGAAGATTCCCTAGACTTGTTAGAACGCAAAACACACAAAGCCCACGCAGATCTCCAAATCACAGTTGTTCGCTTACCGCGAATTGCCAACTTTACCGACTTCGACCCTCTAGAATCAGAACCCACCGTTGCGGTCAAATACATTAGCCCGAAACAAGATTTAGGACACCCAGATGCAGTAATTTTGCCAGGGACAAAAACTACAATTGCCGACTTGATATTATTGCAAAAGACTGGCATGGCAGAAGCAATCCAGAACTACGCAGCCTCCGGGGGTACAGTTTTGGGTATTTGCGGTGGCTACCAAATTCTGGGGCAAATGATCGCCGATCCAGAAGGTATCGAAGGCCAAGCTGGTAGATATCAGGGCTTGAATCTCTTACCAATTAGAACCGTAATCACCGGACAAAAGATTGCTCGTCAGCGCCAAGTTAGCTCCAATTTCCCGCAACAGGGTTTACCAGTCAACGGCTTTGAGATTCACCAAGGGCGATCGCGCGTGGAACCACAAGGCGATAGCCAAGCTTTCCAACCTCTATTCGATGACGTTAACTTAGGCTTAGTAGATAGCTGTCAATCTGTTTGGGGTAGTTATCTACACGGATTGTTTGACAATGGCCCCTGGCGGCGTGCTTGGTTAAATCGTCTTCGTCAACAGCGCGGTTTAAAATCTCTACCTACAGGTGTGGCTAACTACCGCGAACAACGAGAGCAGATGTTAGATAATATAGCTACTGAAGTAGAAAACCATTTAGACTTGACCCCCTTTCTGCCCTAG
- the infC gene encoding translation initiation factor IF-3 — MIVVQKQLINSQIKSPQVFLIDHENNNRGLIDTYEALQLAQSVELDLVVVSQSKDTPVAKILNYGKLQYQKKKRQGQSARPTVKEVRFRPNVGAADYNLRIEQALQWLSKGDSVKFAIRLRGRENQYREQAGQMLERIVTDLSQVGKVQSLDKRSLIVQIMPA, encoded by the coding sequence ATTATCGTAGTCCAAAAGCAGCTGATTAATTCCCAAATCAAGTCACCCCAGGTCTTCTTGATTGACCATGAGAATAACAATCGTGGTTTAATCGATACCTACGAAGCTCTACAATTAGCCCAGAGTGTAGAGCTTGACCTAGTTGTAGTTTCGCAAAGCAAAGACACTCCAGTAGCGAAAATTCTTAACTACGGTAAGCTACAGTATCAGAAGAAAAAACGCCAGGGTCAAAGTGCTAGACCCACCGTCAAAGAAGTCCGATTCCGCCCCAACGTTGGTGCGGCTGATTATAATTTACGTATTGAGCAAGCGCTTCAGTGGTTGAGTAAAGGTGATTCCGTTAAATTTGCTATTCGTTTACGGGGTCGGGAAAATCAATATCGAGAACAAGCCGGACAAATGCTAGAACGCATTGTGACTGATCTGAGTCAAGTAGGAAAAGTCCAGTCACTTGATAAACGCTCGCTCATTGTTCAAATTATGCCCGCTTAA
- a CDS encoding daunorubicin resistance protein DrrA family ABC transporter ATP-binding protein codes for MAPAVLIQNLQKRYGTVEAVKDVSFQVEPGEIFGLLGPNGAGKTTTLRALCTLTTPDAGKIEVSGISVLDNPRVARQRLGYVAQEVALDKVLTGKELLQLQAALYHLPNAIAKQRIDTVLDLLGLQEYANKKTGTYSGGLRKRLDLAAGLLHSPDVLVLDEPTVGLDIESRFVVWEFLRKLRVSGTTVVITSHYLEEIDALADRVAIIDRGVVIAVGTPSELKDRVGGDRITLRIREFSPTAEAEQAKSLLQGLPFVKEVIINNAQGNSLNLVVTPQNDALITIQQALNNASLPIFGIAQSRPSLDDVYLAATGRTLLDAELAAVANRDPKAEKKQNMR; via the coding sequence ATGGCTCCCGCCGTTTTAATTCAAAATCTACAAAAGCGTTACGGTACTGTTGAAGCCGTCAAAGATGTTTCTTTCCAGGTGGAACCAGGGGAAATCTTTGGTTTACTCGGCCCCAACGGTGCAGGTAAAACCACTACTCTACGTGCTTTGTGTACCCTCACCACTCCAGATGCTGGCAAAATCGAGGTATCTGGTATTTCTGTGTTGGATAACCCCAGAGTAGCTAGACAACGGCTAGGCTATGTTGCTCAAGAAGTCGCTTTAGATAAAGTGCTAACAGGAAAAGAACTGCTGCAATTACAAGCAGCACTTTATCACCTTCCCAATGCCATAGCCAAACAGCGAATCGATACAGTTTTAGATTTACTCGGTCTACAAGAATACGCCAATAAAAAAACAGGAACCTATTCCGGTGGGTTACGCAAACGCCTAGACTTAGCGGCTGGCTTACTGCACTCGCCAGATGTACTGGTGTTAGATGAACCAACAGTAGGACTTGATATTGAAAGCCGTTTCGTGGTTTGGGAATTCTTGCGAAAACTCCGAGTATCGGGGACAACGGTTGTGATTACCAGCCACTATTTAGAAGAAATTGACGCGCTAGCCGATCGCGTGGCTATTATCGACCGTGGTGTAGTGATTGCCGTTGGTACACCTTCAGAGCTAAAAGATAGGGTTGGAGGCGATCGCATCACCTTAAGAATCCGCGAGTTCTCCCCCACAGCAGAAGCAGAACAAGCTAAATCCCTACTGCAAGGATTACCTTTTGTCAAGGAAGTTATCATCAACAACGCTCAAGGTAATTCCTTGAACCTGGTAGTAACACCACAAAATGATGCTTTAATAACCATCCAGCAAGCACTCAACAACGCCAGCCTACCAATTTTTGGTATCGCCCAATCCCGTCCCAGCCTCGATGATGTCTATCTAGCAGCCACCGGACGCACCCTACTTGATGCCGAATTAGCAGCAGTAGCCAACCGCGATCCCAAGGCTGAGAAGAAACAGAATATGAGATAG
- the trxA gene encoding thioredoxin, with translation MPTDTVAYVQENEFDTVLSEDKVVVVDFTATWCGPCRLVSPLMDQLADEYKGRVKVVKVDVDNNKPLFKRFGLRSIPAVLIFKDGELTEKIVGVSPYEQFSGAVEKLI, from the coding sequence ATGCCTACTGATACAGTTGCTTACGTTCAAGAAAATGAATTTGATACCGTTTTAAGTGAAGATAAAGTCGTTGTAGTTGACTTTACTGCTACTTGGTGTGGCCCATGTCGCCTTGTCAGTCCGTTAATGGATCAACTAGCTGATGAGTACAAAGGCCGCGTTAAAGTGGTTAAGGTAGACGTAGACAACAATAAACCTCTCTTCAAAAGGTTTGGACTTCGCAGTATTCCAGCCGTGTTAATTTTTAAAGATGGTGAGTTAACAGAAAAGATTGTGGGAGTTTCTCCTTATGAACAGTTTAGTGGAGCAGTGGAAAAGCTTATTTAG
- a CDS encoding ABC transporter permease, protein MSVTPKSDINWQPATSPQTNLNTAPNFFGDLVQETLALTRRLFIQLQRRPSTLLAGIIQPVMWLVLFGALFQNAPKGLFGSTTNYGQFLAAGVIVFTAFAGALNAGLPIMFDREFGFLNRLLVAPLASRFSIVFASAIFIVSQSLLQAAVIVAAAAFLGAGLPDVAGLGAIALIVFLLALGVTAISLGLAFALPGHIELIAVIFVTNLPLLFASTALAPLSFMPKWLQVVATLNPLSYAIEPIRYLYLHSQWGLGDVVMQASWGDVTFGGALLILFSFAFVALLSIQPQLRRTLA, encoded by the coding sequence ATGAGTGTCACCCCCAAATCAGATATCAATTGGCAACCAGCCACATCACCGCAAACGAACCTTAATACTGCACCTAACTTTTTTGGTGATCTAGTGCAGGAAACCCTGGCGTTAACTCGTCGCTTGTTTATTCAATTACAACGCCGTCCCTCCACCTTATTAGCTGGGATTATTCAGCCTGTAATGTGGTTAGTGTTATTTGGCGCTTTGTTCCAAAATGCTCCCAAAGGTTTATTCGGCAGTACGACAAATTACGGACAATTCTTAGCTGCGGGTGTAATAGTATTTACAGCTTTTGCCGGGGCTTTGAATGCTGGTTTACCGATCATGTTTGACCGTGAGTTCGGCTTTTTGAATCGGTTATTAGTCGCTCCCCTCGCCTCCCGCTTTTCCATTGTCTTTGCTTCAGCTATTTTTATTGTCAGCCAAAGTTTACTGCAAGCTGCCGTAATCGTTGCTGCTGCGGCTTTCCTTGGCGCTGGCTTACCAGATGTAGCTGGGTTGGGTGCGATCGCTTTAATTGTCTTCCTACTCGCTTTAGGTGTCACCGCAATTTCCTTGGGATTGGCTTTTGCCCTACCCGGACACATCGAGTTAATTGCAGTCATCTTTGTCACCAACCTACCATTACTCTTTGCTAGTACAGCCCTCGCCCCTTTGTCTTTCATGCCCAAGTGGTTGCAGGTGGTTGCTACCCTCAATCCCCTCAGCTACGCCATTGAACCAATTCGTTATCTCTATCTCCACAGTCAATGGGGATTGGGTGATGTAGTGATGCAGGCCTCTTGGGGTGATGTCACTTTTGGGGGAGCATTGCTAATATTGTTTAGCTTTGCTTTTGTTGCATTATTGAGTATTCAGCCCCAACTACGGCGGACTCTTGCTTAA
- a CDS encoding peroxiredoxin, with translation MPLAVGTDAPAFTVKDTNGNTVSLSDFAGKTVVLYFYPKDDTPGCTKQACSFRDAQSDYKNKDVVVLGVSADDEGSHQAFTQKYNLNFPLLADTNKTLISAYDVDGGGYAKRVTYVIGPDGKIVHVDASVNTTTHAGDVLAALGL, from the coding sequence ATGCCTCTAGCGGTTGGTACGGATGCACCTGCATTTACCGTCAAAGATACCAACGGTAACACCGTTTCGTTATCTGATTTTGCTGGGAAGACAGTGGTTTTGTATTTTTACCCCAAAGATGATACACCAGGCTGCACTAAACAAGCTTGTAGCTTCCGTGATGCTCAATCTGATTACAAAAACAAGGATGTAGTTGTTTTGGGTGTGAGTGCTGATGATGAAGGTTCTCATCAAGCATTTACCCAAAAATATAATTTGAATTTTCCCTTGCTGGCTGACACGAATAAAACCTTAATCAGCGCTTACGATGTTGACGGCGGCGGTTATGCCAAGCGTGTCACTTACGTAATTGGCCCCGACGGTAAAATTGTTCATGTTGATGCGAGTGTCAACACAACAACCCATGCTGGCGATGTTTTAGCGGCTTTGGGACTGTAA
- a CDS encoding Npun_F0494 family protein yields MPTMVSPTPKAFSYPQTTIERARRSLICSPFNIGLFATMRSQSVSVGAIANETGVKNGYTKNSLPELVCDNELDWLIQVGLLRREVDGQGITDGFRLTPLGHQLIEKYQGKNLPAPSWRDRLYDIVIRWFRLPF; encoded by the coding sequence ATGCCTACAATGGTCTCCCCAACACCCAAAGCTTTCTCGTACCCACAAACCACCATAGAAAGAGCAAGGCGATCGCTCATTTGTTCTCCCTTCAATATTGGACTATTTGCAACCATGCGTAGTCAGAGCGTTTCCGTAGGTGCGATCGCCAATGAAACTGGTGTTAAAAACGGTTATACCAAAAATTCATTACCAGAATTGGTATGCGATAACGAATTAGATTGGTTAATCCAAGTGGGTTTATTACGGCGAGAAGTAGACGGACAAGGCATTACAGACGGTTTCCGCCTCACTCCTCTGGGACACCAACTTATAGAAAAATACCAAGGAAAAAACTTGCCTGCACCTTCCTGGCGCGATCGCCTATACGATATTGTAATTCGTTGGTTTCGGCTCCCCTTTTGA
- a CDS encoding 2Fe-2S iron-sulfur cluster-binding protein — MNVCVRFLPDDVTTNAEVGEALLDVADRAGVFIPTGCLMGSCHACTVELEDGEVIRACLSAVPPGREELIIHLFSDPTW, encoded by the coding sequence ATGAATGTTTGCGTCCGATTCTTGCCAGATGATGTCACCACTAATGCTGAAGTGGGAGAAGCCCTATTAGATGTAGCAGATCGGGCGGGAGTATTCATTCCCACTGGTTGTCTGATGGGTTCATGTCATGCTTGCACTGTGGAACTTGAAGATGGCGAAGTCATCCGTGCTTGTCTTAGTGCTGTACCACCAGGGCGCGAAGAGTTAATTATTCATCTATTTAGCGACCCAACTTGGTAA